In the Xanthobacteraceae bacterium genome, GGCTGGAAGGCGATTATTCGGTCACCAGCATTCGCGGCGAAGCGGTCAACATTGCACCGGCCTGTACGGCAAACCAGGTCGGCACTTGCTACGCGAAGGTCGATCACCTTTTCACGTTCCGCGCCCGTGCCGGTTTCCTGATGAACAATGTCCTGCTCTACGGCACCGGCGGACTTGCCTACGGCGCAGTCTCGTCCGGCTTCAACGTTCCCGGCGATCACTTCGGCGCGAAGCAATACGAACTCGGCTGGACGCTGGGCGCGGGATTTGAAGGCGCGCTGTCCGGCCGTTGGACCGCGAAGCTCGAATATCTCTTCGTCGATTTGCCCGCACCCTCTTACTCAATTCCCGGTCCTTTCCAGTACGACACCAGCAATGCGCGCACGCACATTGTCCGGCTCGGCCTGAATTACCGGTTTGGTGGAAATTAAAATGCCGGTCACGAACATCATGAAACATTCGATCCTCGCAGCAGCGCTGACCATGTCGGCGCTCTGCGTTTCGCCCGCAGGCGCGCAGTCCGCCATCAATTGGAATGGCGTCTATGTCGGTGGTTACGCAGGCTATGCGTGGAGCACGAACGAAGGCACGGATATCGGCGACAGCGCCGGTTTCCCCTGGCGCA is a window encoding:
- a CDS encoding porin family protein, encoding MNRFVFAGAVAAALLLPCSAAGAQPVDWNGVYAGAHVGWGRLVNIEQTVPAAAATSGQFSGDGILGGATLGVNWQSGVWVAGLEGDYSVTSIRGEAVNIAPACTANQVGTCYAKVDHLFTFRARAGFLMNNVLLYGTGGLAYGAVSSGFNVPGDHFGAKQYELGWTLGAGFEGALSGRWTAKLEYLFVDLPAPSYSIPGPFQYDTSNARTHIVRLGLNYRFGGN